The following are encoded in a window of Paenibacillus polymyxa genomic DNA:
- a CDS encoding phosphatase PAP2 family protein has protein sequence MKQTSTKLPISLALLTCIVCAFGFGLVALWVSDHQVRHFDQEIISAIGQLESPAMTHLMKFFTMLGSGIPVAIIILIAMFVLYRVLGHRRELLFLAAGVLGSVMLNTILKLLFQRARPEINRIIEENGYSFPSGHSMTAFSMYAALTFLVWKHVPSRLGRILLIVLSSLLIVAIGTSRIYLGVHYPSDVVGGYFMSGCWMAACIWFYQRYEERRMLPLRSKSTA, from the coding sequence ATGAAGCAAACATCAACAAAGCTGCCCATTTCCTTGGCTCTGCTCACATGTATAGTATGTGCATTCGGTTTTGGCTTGGTCGCATTATGGGTGAGTGACCATCAAGTTCGGCATTTTGACCAGGAAATTATTTCGGCTATTGGACAACTAGAGTCGCCCGCCATGACCCATCTAATGAAATTTTTTACCATGCTCGGCAGTGGGATTCCAGTTGCGATCATCATTTTAATTGCCATGTTCGTGCTCTATAGAGTATTGGGACATCGCAGAGAACTGCTTTTTTTGGCGGCTGGTGTATTGGGATCGGTAATGCTGAATACGATACTAAAATTGCTTTTTCAGCGTGCGAGACCGGAGATTAACCGTATTATTGAAGAGAATGGATACAGCTTTCCAAGCGGACATTCCATGACAGCTTTCAGCATGTATGCGGCGCTGACATTTTTAGTGTGGAAGCATGTTCCTTCTAGGCTGGGGCGTATCCTTCTTATTGTACTCAGCAGCCTGCTGATTGTAGCAATCGGGACGAGCCGCATTTATTTGGGCGTACATTATCCGAGCGACGTTGTGGGTGGCTATTTTATGAGTGGCTGCTGGATGGCGGCTTGTATTTGGTTTTATCAGCGGTACGAAGAACGACGAATGCTGCCACTTCGCTCCAAATCGACAGCATAA
- a CDS encoding undecaprenyl-diphosphatase, producing MLINVDYALFHWINELANSLAFLNGTMLFLAQYAPYFFGVALLIYWFTFKMPHRMMVLEAVITVCIGFVISWGLGHLFYRDRPFVGHSVIQLIHHDPNASFPSNHALGSFALATILWLHHQKFRVLWVILAVLIAVSRVWTGVHYPSDILAGALIGAVCAVGVHQFIRSRKLPGIFMQAAIIFYEKWEHKLGLKPGEQARTKMTEHTSSVQMKSRR from the coding sequence ATGTTAATTAATGTAGACTATGCTTTATTTCACTGGATCAATGAACTGGCTAATTCCCTCGCCTTTTTGAATGGAACCATGCTTTTCTTGGCGCAATATGCACCGTATTTTTTCGGAGTGGCTTTGCTGATTTACTGGTTCACTTTTAAAATGCCGCATCGGATGATGGTTTTAGAAGCCGTCATAACGGTTTGTATCGGCTTTGTAATTAGTTGGGGCCTTGGACATTTGTTTTACAGAGATCGGCCTTTTGTCGGACATTCAGTCATTCAGCTTATTCATCATGATCCTAATGCTTCATTCCCGAGTAACCATGCCCTTGGATCGTTTGCTCTGGCTACAATTTTATGGCTTCATCATCAAAAATTTCGTGTCCTCTGGGTTATCTTGGCTGTACTCATCGCAGTATCCCGCGTGTGGACCGGAGTGCATTATCCCTCGGATATTTTGGCAGGTGCGCTTATTGGTGCAGTTTGTGCCGTCGGCGTTCATCAATTCATTCGAAGCCGGAAGCTTCCTGGCATCTTCATGCAGGCGGCTATTATATTTTATGAAAAATGGGAGCATAAGCTGGGGCTTAAGCCTGGTGAACAGGCCAGAACTAAGATGACTGAGCACACTTCCTCTGTCCAAATGAAAAGCAGACGCTAA
- a CDS encoding response regulator transcription factor: protein MEKSVLVIDDEEKISRLLQLELSHEGYAVEIAQTGRKGLEKALAGKWDIIILDVMLPEMNGVEVLKQIRKVDNHTPVIMVTARNTTPDKVSGLDEGANDYITKPFEIEELLARMRASMRHQMEPTATALQEEDKPPSRLQVDSLVLERKTRLVLREGNRIELTPKEYDLLLYLMEHKNQVLQRDQMIQDVWGFDFVGDTNVVDVYIRYVRKKIDHGYKKKLIKTVRGVGYCIREED, encoded by the coding sequence ATGGAAAAGTCGGTGCTGGTTATTGATGATGAAGAGAAGATATCCAGATTGCTTCAGTTGGAGTTATCCCATGAAGGATATGCAGTTGAAATCGCACAGACGGGCAGAAAAGGATTGGAAAAAGCTCTAGCTGGTAAATGGGATATCATCATTCTGGATGTAATGCTGCCGGAGATGAACGGGGTCGAGGTGCTAAAGCAGATTCGAAAAGTGGACAATCATACACCAGTAATTATGGTCACTGCACGTAACACGACTCCTGATAAGGTTTCAGGTCTGGATGAAGGTGCCAATGATTACATTACGAAGCCTTTTGAGATCGAGGAGTTATTAGCGCGGATGCGGGCCAGTATGAGGCATCAAATGGAGCCAACAGCTACCGCTTTACAGGAAGAAGATAAACCGCCGTCTAGGCTCCAAGTGGACAGCTTGGTGTTGGAACGCAAGACACGGTTAGTGCTGCGGGAGGGCAATCGAATCGAACTGACGCCAAAAGAATATGATCTGCTTCTTTATCTGATGGAGCACAAAAATCAGGTATTGCAGCGGGATCAAATGATTCAGGACGTGTGGGGATTTGATTTTGTCGGTGATACGAATGTCGTAGATGTGTATATCCGGTATGTTCGCAAAAAAATTGATCATGGATACAAAAAGAAATTGATAAAAACCGTGCGCGGCGTTGGGTACTGCATTCGGGAGGAAGACTAG
- a CDS encoding sensor histidine kinase, with amino-acid sequence MKLRTKITLLSSILVMSILLFVDVTVHLLFVKIATRNEREVLQNKWTEIIAETGPTMILKNAWGPKLKDELSGDTTLRVFDQQSRLLYEVSRQSRFKLGDIRFNTSQSSQLTDVQGHKILVIHLPVLSPEGNQKGTLEIVEKWDALETNLDILNTILITSTVGAMLLSLVGSTILANAILLPISSSIQTMQEIERSLKFKKIPVGGHNQDELSQMTTTFNRMMERLEESFQSQQQFVSDASHELNTTLMIIEGYANMLRRWGTRDEDIRKESIESIYEETQRMRTMTQQLLTLASSQQKDPEPHERIEMIGCCQQVVAHLKPVHDRQISILTEENEIWLDANLTKMKQLLVILLDNALKYSSDEIEIGLSTDEKDVYIQVKDYGIGIPEGEIKRVFERFYRVDSSRHRKTGGTGLGLPIAKAITDAHQGTIRMESVEGEGTVVIVTLPQRQQVRLSLQ; translated from the coding sequence GTGAAGCTTCGGACCAAAATAACCCTGCTCAGTTCTATTTTAGTGATGTCGATACTCCTGTTTGTGGATGTTACAGTGCACCTATTGTTCGTCAAAATCGCTACGCGAAATGAAAGAGAAGTGCTGCAAAATAAATGGACTGAAATCATTGCCGAAACAGGACCCACGATGATTCTAAAGAATGCATGGGGCCCCAAACTGAAAGATGAGCTTTCTGGAGACACCACTCTGAGAGTGTTTGATCAGCAATCCCGACTTCTGTATGAAGTAAGTCGCCAGTCCCGCTTTAAGCTGGGCGATATACGTTTTAACACTTCACAAAGTTCTCAACTGACAGATGTACAGGGTCATAAAATTCTGGTAATCCATCTCCCTGTGCTTTCTCCAGAGGGTAATCAGAAGGGGACCCTGGAGATTGTAGAAAAATGGGATGCACTCGAAACCAATCTCGATATTTTAAATACGATCCTCATCACATCCACTGTAGGGGCTATGTTGCTAAGTTTGGTAGGGAGCACGATTTTGGCGAATGCGATATTGCTGCCGATTTCAAGTAGTATTCAAACGATGCAGGAAATTGAAAGAAGCTTGAAATTCAAAAAAATCCCCGTTGGTGGTCACAATCAAGATGAATTGTCCCAAATGACCACTACTTTTAACCGAATGATGGAGAGATTAGAAGAAAGCTTTCAGAGTCAGCAGCAGTTTGTTTCAGATGCCTCACATGAGCTGAACACCACACTTATGATTATTGAGGGCTATGCCAACATGCTGCGGCGGTGGGGCACGCGTGACGAGGACATTCGTAAGGAATCCATTGAGTCGATCTATGAAGAAACTCAGCGAATGCGTACGATGACACAGCAGTTGCTGACTCTTGCCTCCTCACAGCAGAAAGACCCTGAGCCGCATGAGCGGATCGAAATGATCGGTTGTTGTCAACAGGTAGTAGCGCATCTCAAGCCTGTACATGATCGTCAAATTTCTATTTTAACAGAAGAGAACGAAATTTGGCTGGATGCCAACCTGACGAAAATGAAGCAGTTGCTAGTGATCCTGCTGGATAATGCATTAAAATACAGCTCGGATGAGATCGAAATAGGGTTATCTACAGATGAAAAGGATGTCTATATCCAGGTTAAGGATTATGGGATCGGAATACCTGAGGGCGAGATCAAGCGGGTCTTTGAACGATTTTATCGGGTAGATAGCTCCAGACATCGTAAAACCGGAGGAACCGGGCTGGGGTTGCCAATTGCCAAGGCAATTACAGACGCCCATCAGGGTACGATACGTATGGAGAGCGTAGAAGGAGAAGGAACGGTAGTCATCGTCACGCTGCCCCAAAGACAACAGGTAAGGCTGTCCCTCCAGTAG
- a CDS encoding C40 family peptidase has product MKRTSKKLWMGICFTMTLALSAGSFVVGPATTHAASASKADRIISKGSQYMGVRYQHGAPAGSTSSFDCSSFTQYVFAQSGIKLPRSSRQQSTVGTFVPRSQLKKGDLVFFYAPIHHVAIYMGNGKILHTYGKGGVTVTDLNSGWWSRNYTTARRVL; this is encoded by the coding sequence ATGAAACGTACTTCTAAAAAATTGTGGATGGGTATTTGCTTTACTATGACTTTGGCATTGAGCGCAGGGAGCTTCGTCGTTGGACCAGCCACCACTCATGCCGCTTCGGCAAGTAAAGCTGATCGGATTATTTCTAAAGGCTCCCAGTATATGGGCGTGCGTTATCAACATGGAGCCCCAGCTGGCAGTACAAGCTCTTTTGACTGCTCTTCATTCACTCAATATGTATTTGCACAAAGTGGCATCAAGCTTCCGCGATCTTCCAGACAGCAATCAACTGTTGGCACTTTCGTACCGCGTAGCCAGCTGAAAAAAGGCGATTTGGTCTTTTTCTATGCGCCAATTCATCATGTAGCCATTTACATGGGGAACGGCAAAATTCTGCATACGTATGGTAAAGGCGGCGTAACGGTTACAGATCTAAATTCGGGATGGTGGAGTCGCAATTACACAACAGCACGTCGTGTCCTTTAG
- a CDS encoding glycosyltransferase family 4 protein translates to MASKQNKALKKPRLTIVQVISNYPDAQPVPSNKGGTEKVVYELTEELVRRGHHVSLFAARGSRSSARLIPYPKGLKHSQIPQYVLRHMPSDTHIIHDHTFRSAVGRRKLPCPSVCTVHLPVKRHGKNPVYVSKRARQLMGGGKGFYIYNGINTQEYEFSSEKRGYLLFMGRIIRDKGVLEAIQVAERTGKRLLIAGPIKAPEFFRKEIQKRIQRNPNIRYVGAVGGDQKQKLLKHAECLLFPTLWEEPFGLVMVEAMACGTPVLALKNGSVPEVLSGFPQLICKSVSQMARKAQQKNYPSPAKLRLYVTQRFTNKQMTSNYLRLYREIIRRREQKRGQRQPIRR, encoded by the coding sequence ATGGCTTCAAAGCAGAATAAAGCACTCAAAAAACCACGTCTAACCATTGTTCAGGTCATTTCCAACTATCCCGATGCACAGCCGGTACCCTCCAACAAGGGCGGAACGGAAAAGGTCGTGTATGAATTAACGGAGGAATTGGTGAGACGAGGGCATCATGTATCTCTTTTTGCCGCCCGTGGGAGCAGGAGCAGCGCGCGGTTGATTCCCTATCCCAAGGGGTTGAAACATAGTCAGATCCCCCAATATGTACTCCGGCATATGCCTTCCGACACACATATCATTCATGATCATACCTTTCGTTCTGCTGTGGGGCGTAGGAAGCTGCCTTGTCCATCGGTATGCACGGTGCATCTTCCAGTGAAGAGACACGGAAAAAACCCGGTATATGTCAGTAAACGAGCACGTCAGCTGATGGGCGGGGGTAAAGGATTTTATATCTATAACGGTATCAACACACAAGAATACGAGTTCAGTAGTGAGAAGCGCGGCTATTTGCTATTCATGGGCAGAATCATACGAGATAAAGGTGTATTGGAGGCCATTCAGGTTGCAGAACGAACAGGAAAAAGACTGCTTATTGCAGGTCCTATCAAAGCACCAGAATTTTTCCGTAAAGAGATTCAGAAACGAATTCAGCGCAATCCGAATATACGCTATGTAGGCGCAGTTGGAGGCGATCAGAAACAGAAGTTGCTGAAACATGCAGAGTGCCTGTTGTTTCCGACACTGTGGGAAGAGCCATTCGGACTCGTTATGGTTGAGGCCATGGCTTGTGGAACACCGGTGCTGGCATTAAAAAATGGCTCCGTCCCCGAGGTACTATCGGGCTTTCCTCAGTTGATTTGCAAATCGGTTAGCCAAATGGCACGAAAAGCACAGCAAAAGAACTACCCGTCACCAGCGAAGCTGCGTTTGTATGTGACTCAAAGATTTACCAACAAACAAATGACCAGTAACTACTTGAGACTATACCGTGAAATCATCCGTCGGCGAGAACAGAAGAGAGGACAACGGCAGCCTATACGGAGGTGA
- a CDS encoding succinylglutamate desuccinylase/aspartoacylase family protein, whose amino-acid sequence MQVKRYMLGKGSWATPYYVATGGQKGPCVMVVAGIHGKEIASIRAAEKLVKLLNQQKLRFSHGKLIIVPIVNQEAYRKRIRGIPDLNRTFPRKKKQLATQPLSAALFKLTQKYQPEWYLDLHEANGLSQKDAKVLGQTLISNKANPVVPTVRRIIKRMNRSIQISDRHFNIRLHELPGSSRTAAARILGARAVTVETGWSLPKKVRIHYQLEIVQHFLKEAGIVKGNEVYLSAMVRTVTSRKYGTTK is encoded by the coding sequence ATGCAGGTCAAACGATATATGCTCGGAAAGGGCTCTTGGGCAACTCCTTATTATGTAGCTACAGGGGGACAGAAAGGTCCGTGTGTGATGGTAGTGGCGGGAATACATGGTAAAGAAATAGCAAGCATACGAGCTGCTGAGAAATTGGTAAAGCTTTTGAATCAGCAAAAACTGCGATTTAGCCATGGTAAGCTTATAATTGTACCGATTGTAAATCAAGAGGCTTACCGCAAACGGATTAGAGGAATACCTGATCTTAATAGAACCTTTCCGCGCAAAAAAAAGCAGCTGGCAACACAACCACTTTCCGCTGCTCTATTCAAATTAACACAAAAGTATCAACCTGAATGGTATCTCGACTTGCATGAGGCCAACGGATTGTCACAAAAGGATGCCAAGGTGCTTGGTCAAACGCTAATCTCCAACAAGGCTAATCCGGTGGTACCTACGGTTCGTCGGATTATTAAGCGAATGAATCGCTCCATCCAGATAAGCGACCGACATTTCAACATTCGGTTGCATGAGCTTCCAGGTTCCTCCCGCACTGCTGCAGCCCGTATTTTAGGTGCACGCGCGGTTACCGTGGAAACGGGTTGGAGCCTGCCCAAGAAAGTACGCATACACTATCAGTTGGAGATCGTCCAGCATTTTTTAAAAGAAGCCGGAATAGTCAAAGGCAACGAGGTTTATTTATCTGCCATGGTTAGAACGGTTACCTCAAGAAAATATGGCACCACAAAATAA
- a CDS encoding sugar phosphate nucleotidyltransferase, translating into MRIVLLCGGAGKRLWPLSNEIRSKLFLQLLPAPDGRKESMLGRVYRQLTLAGLDSSALLLAHRSQVNLAFRHTEGRLPVLGEPAKRGTFTAAALAAAYFHTRGMGLDEVLCIAPADMFAGEDFFHSIAALSGLLLESGADLAMLGTRPTHPSDQYGYVVPGLQMIREGKPSYAQVARFTEKPDHSGAQQLIHQGALWNCGIYAFTLRYMLSCMERSYLPLNDKALCAMYDGLPVRSFDEEIAERAEHAIVLPYDGEWHDIGNWQALTEQLNSQVIGRGQISGQTHGTYIVNELPYPLHVIGVEDIIAAASPDGILIASKSHAHAIKDQLGKLQLHPKHGETSWGSYRVLDEFDHRSLNDILAIRLTVLPDHRLNGRIHGSGLKVWTIVSGRGEVMLNGERFAAASGSVFSIPVDTYHTIRADLDTSLELIEVRLGNSLVNAFYKSEA; encoded by the coding sequence GTGCGCATCGTATTGTTATGCGGTGGTGCTGGAAAACGGCTATGGCCACTATCCAACGAAATTCGGTCGAAGCTGTTTCTCCAGTTGTTGCCCGCCCCTGACGGGCGAAAGGAATCTATGCTCGGCCGGGTGTACCGTCAGCTTACCTTAGCCGGGCTGGATTCCTCTGCCCTGCTTCTGGCTCATCGAAGCCAGGTAAATCTAGCCTTTCGCCATACAGAAGGTCGTCTGCCCGTTCTGGGCGAGCCTGCCAAACGGGGAACCTTCACCGCTGCTGCACTGGCGGCTGCTTATTTTCACACCAGAGGCATGGGGCTGGATGAAGTTCTCTGCATTGCTCCAGCGGACATGTTTGCAGGGGAGGATTTCTTCCATAGCATAGCAGCGCTCTCCGGCTTATTGCTTGAGAGCGGAGCCGATTTGGCTATGCTTGGGACAAGGCCCACTCATCCCTCCGACCAATACGGCTATGTCGTTCCGGGTCTGCAAATGATACGGGAAGGGAAACCTTCTTATGCGCAAGTTGCTCGCTTCACAGAAAAGCCGGATCATTCCGGGGCACAGCAGCTTATTCATCAGGGTGCGCTGTGGAACTGTGGTATTTACGCTTTTACATTACGGTATATGCTCTCCTGTATGGAGCGAAGTTATTTGCCGCTGAACGATAAAGCATTATGCGCAATGTATGATGGCCTCCCGGTTCGCAGTTTCGACGAGGAGATTGCAGAGCGTGCCGAACATGCCATCGTCCTGCCCTACGATGGCGAATGGCACGACATCGGCAACTGGCAGGCTCTAACAGAGCAGCTAAATAGCCAAGTGATCGGGCGTGGACAGATCAGTGGCCAAACTCATGGCACGTACATCGTCAATGAGTTGCCCTATCCACTTCATGTCATTGGTGTGGAAGATATTATTGCAGCTGCGAGCCCCGACGGCATTCTCATCGCCTCCAAGAGCCATGCTCACGCGATCAAGGACCAGCTAGGTAAACTTCAACTTCACCCCAAGCATGGCGAAACCTCTTGGGGCAGTTACCGGGTGCTGGACGAATTTGATCATCGGAGTCTGAACGATATACTGGCCATACGGCTGACGGTACTGCCAGATCACCGCTTGAATGGCCGTATTCACGGCAGTGGACTTAAAGTATGGACGATCGTGTCCGGCCGGGGAGAGGTCATGCTGAACGGAGAACGTTTTGCTGCGGCAAGCGGTTCTGTATTTAGCATTCCGGTCGATACGTATCACACGATCCGTGCCGATCTGGATACATCACTGGAGCTAATTGAGGTACGTCTGGGGAACAGCTTAGTGAACGCCTTCTATAAATCCGAAGCCTGA
- a CDS encoding DUF6492 family protein, translating into MSAQSDGPRKGSLTIDVLIPAIDKDIATLPLVIDSLRRHVQHRIGTIYIVSPQSTGIRRLCANKKCTFIDEKTVLPITKKHIHYGTTRWDRSGWLYQQLLKMNGDKISKASFFLVIDADTILIRPHTFRKDGKTIFYYRSWSQPEYFRTYHKLMGVKAPSPKSFVTHYMLFEKARLTQLKQVIEARHGKPWYNAIIQSINRTKQFGFSEYETYANYLYSNKPSQMILRKSLNKALHSRASSLSQKQLDVLAKSYRSLSFHQRKVYQLAPKTKIESSLK; encoded by the coding sequence ATGTCAGCGCAATCGGATGGGCCACGGAAGGGTTCCCTTACAATCGATGTTCTGATTCCAGCAATTGATAAAGATATTGCCACACTACCGCTGGTGATTGACAGTCTGCGCCGTCACGTGCAGCACCGAATTGGAACTATTTATATCGTCTCACCGCAAAGCACCGGGATTCGCCGTCTGTGCGCAAACAAGAAATGTACATTTATTGACGAAAAAACGGTGCTGCCCATCACCAAAAAACATATTCATTACGGGACAACGCGCTGGGACCGCTCAGGCTGGCTGTATCAACAATTACTCAAAATGAATGGCGACAAAATCAGTAAAGCCTCTTTTTTTCTCGTCATTGACGCGGACACGATTTTGATTCGTCCACATACATTCCGTAAAGACGGAAAAACGATTTTTTACTACCGCAGCTGGAGCCAGCCTGAGTATTTTCGCACCTACCACAAGCTGATGGGCGTTAAAGCACCTTCACCAAAATCCTTTGTCACTCACTATATGCTTTTTGAAAAAGCGCGGCTCACCCAGCTCAAGCAAGTTATCGAGGCCCGACATGGAAAACCTTGGTACAACGCGATTATCCAAAGTATAAACCGGACAAAACAGTTTGGGTTTTCCGAATATGAAACGTATGCCAACTATTTATACAGCAATAAGCCTTCTCAGATGATTTTGCGCAAGTCATTGAATAAAGCGCTTCATAGTCGGGCTTCTTCCCTGTCACAAAAACAATTGGATGTCTTGGCCAAGAGCTATCGTTCCTTATCTTTTCATCAACGCAAGGTGTACCAGCTTGCTCCAAAAACAAAGATTGAATCATCGCTAAAATAG
- a CDS encoding YheC/YheD family protein, with protein MNSSQAQALRSKWHKTQLLLQHGSIKPYVPETRKYNKANLKSMLEKYGMVYVKPERGTFGKGVMRVEQEAGQRFAYQYEETRQEFKHLDALYISLSKHTGKKSYLIQKGIHLLRHQMRYFDIRVMVQRNEKGLWESTGIIGRLGHPRKIVTNYHSGGKPMALEQLLKSHLSQNKQAELVKKLNELGLTIAKQLQKTYPKFRQIGVDIGLDHRFIPWIIEVNTKPDPYIFNQLTDKSMYRKVLSYWRLANEKRKVTVPSKDTNKDKNKDKNNGKNKDKNVIKDSKKEKIS; from the coding sequence GTGAATTCTTCACAAGCGCAGGCGTTGCGCAGCAAATGGCATAAAACCCAATTGTTGCTCCAGCATGGCAGCATCAAGCCGTATGTACCTGAAACTCGCAAATATAATAAAGCAAATTTGAAATCAATGCTGGAGAAGTACGGTATGGTCTATGTAAAACCCGAGCGAGGTACCTTTGGTAAAGGTGTAATGAGAGTAGAGCAGGAGGCCGGCCAGCGTTTCGCCTATCAATATGAGGAAACGCGCCAAGAATTCAAACATTTGGATGCACTATATATCAGCCTATCGAAACATACGGGGAAGAAAAGTTATCTCATTCAAAAGGGAATCCATTTACTACGCCATCAAATGCGTTATTTTGATATTCGGGTCATGGTGCAGCGTAATGAAAAAGGGCTATGGGAGTCTACCGGAATTATTGGACGTCTTGGTCATCCCCGTAAAATCGTGACCAACTATCATAGTGGTGGTAAGCCGATGGCCTTGGAGCAGTTACTAAAATCCCATTTATCGCAAAACAAGCAGGCGGAGCTGGTTAAGAAACTAAATGAACTGGGTCTTACTATCGCCAAACAACTGCAAAAAACATATCCGAAATTCCGGCAAATTGGTGTGGACATTGGACTGGATCATCGCTTTATCCCGTGGATTATTGAGGTGAATACGAAGCCGGACCCATATATTTTTAACCAATTAACAGATAAGTCCATGTACCGTAAAGTGTTAAGCTATTGGCGACTGGCTAATGAAAAAAGGAAGGTCACCGTCCCAAGCAAAGATACAAATAAAGATAAAAATAAAGACAAGAATAATGGTAAAAATAAAGATAAGAATGTAATTAAAGATTCAAAAAAAGAAAAAATATCTTGA
- a CDS encoding DinB family protein, giving the protein MSRDRVNMLVLQRENSWDKEEWIVPLAAALHGVNTQEATWTPPGGGNTIWQTVRHINYYNERILRRLTDRPISSTGISNDETFGPPGDAEDHEGWQETLKEAEALVNQLLVAITALNDADLDKPLGSDTLGAELSRWTLHDAYHSGQIVLIRKQLGTWRV; this is encoded by the coding sequence GTGAGCCGAGATCGAGTAAATATGCTGGTATTGCAAAGAGAAAATTCATGGGATAAGGAAGAATGGATTGTTCCTCTTGCCGCAGCACTTCACGGTGTGAATACACAGGAGGCCACTTGGACACCACCAGGTGGAGGAAACACGATTTGGCAAACGGTTCGTCACATTAATTATTACAATGAGCGTATTTTGAGACGTTTAACTGACCGCCCTATAAGTTCAACTGGAATAAGCAATGATGAGACATTCGGCCCGCCAGGGGATGCTGAAGACCATGAAGGATGGCAGGAGACGCTGAAAGAAGCGGAAGCTCTTGTAAACCAACTGCTTGTCGCCATTACTGCTCTGAATGATGCTGATCTGGATAAGCCTCTCGGCTCCGACACTCTCGGTGCTGAATTATCGCGGTGGACGCTGCACGATGCATATCATAGCGGACAAATCGTACTTATACGCAAACAACTGGGGACTTGGCGAGTTTAA
- a CDS encoding CGNR zinc finger domain-containing protein: MNTLWTDLVNSEWHDWRGSGRSEDRLLKPEWQNEFLMRWQFTASVPASAEDIEEMQILRRELRSFAEHLTSGGQMTTDLVDMINRKMMEGGPVTRLLKQQDEHFSIVLEPVANGWKKVLAEVVADFAQALVNSGGSRIRICDNTDCRWVFYDDTRNRSKRFCDDKMCGNLMKVRRFRERKKK; encoded by the coding sequence TTGAATACACTTTGGACTGATCTTGTAAACAGCGAATGGCACGATTGGAGAGGGAGCGGACGTTCAGAAGATCGTTTGTTGAAGCCCGAATGGCAAAATGAATTTCTTATGCGGTGGCAATTTACCGCTTCGGTCCCAGCCAGTGCGGAAGATATCGAAGAAATGCAAATTCTCCGGCGGGAATTACGTAGCTTCGCTGAGCACCTGACTTCTGGCGGACAAATGACAACTGATCTGGTGGATATGATTAACCGAAAGATGATGGAAGGGGGGCCGGTCACTCGCTTATTAAAGCAACAGGATGAGCATTTCAGCATTGTGCTGGAACCCGTGGCAAATGGTTGGAAAAAAGTGCTGGCAGAGGTTGTAGCCGATTTTGCCCAGGCACTTGTCAATAGCGGCGGCTCCAGAATTCGTATTTGCGATAATACCGATTGCCGATGGGTATTTTACGATGATACCCGAAATCGGTCAAAGCGATTTTGCGACGATAAGATGTGTGGTAATTTGATGAAGGTACGCCGTTTTCGCGAGCGTAAGAAAAAGTAG
- a CDS encoding ABC transporter ATP-binding protein: MNSVIELNNVSWKRDNRTILDQINWQVAEGEHWAVLGLNGSGKTTMLNMINGYIWPTTGSVGVLGHTFGDVDLRELRKSIGWVSSSLQERINGSQRTQDVVISGKFASIGLYDQTTDTEYEQAVQLMTQLGCAHLVDRLYQGCSQGEKQKVLIARALMASPKLLILDEACNGLDFFSREALLDSIRQLSESPTSPNLLYVTHHIEEILPMYTHTILIRRGTVFAKGKTTDILSSDTLSAFFETPVQVEWRQDRAWLSMV; this comes from the coding sequence ATGAATTCTGTCATTGAACTTAATAATGTAAGCTGGAAGAGAGATAACCGTACCATACTGGACCAAATCAATTGGCAGGTAGCTGAGGGGGAGCACTGGGCTGTACTCGGCTTGAATGGATCAGGTAAAACAACGATGCTCAATATGATTAACGGTTACATATGGCCAACCACAGGTAGTGTCGGTGTATTGGGGCATACCTTTGGAGATGTGGATCTGAGGGAGTTGCGCAAATCTATTGGTTGGGTCAGTTCCTCTTTACAGGAAAGAATTAATGGGAGTCAGCGTACGCAGGATGTTGTCATTAGCGGCAAATTTGCCTCCATTGGACTTTATGACCAGACGACGGATACAGAGTATGAACAGGCCGTTCAGCTTATGACGCAACTGGGGTGTGCTCATCTCGTGGATCGGTTGTATCAGGGATGCTCACAGGGAGAAAAGCAAAAAGTGCTTATCGCCCGCGCATTAATGGCCTCGCCCAAGCTACTGATTTTGGACGAGGCGTGTAATGGTTTGGACTTTTTCTCCCGGGAAGCATTGCTGGATAGCATTCGCCAGTTATCGGAGTCGCCGACTTCGCCGAATTTACTGTATGTTACACATCATATCGAAGAAATTCTACCGATGTACACGCATACGATTCTAATCCGCCGGGGCACGGTATTTGCCAAAGGTAAAACGACTGATATTCTGAGTAGTGACACACTTAGTGCTTTTTTTGAAACGCCTGTACAAGTAGAATGGAGACAGGATCGTGCATGGCTCTCTATGGTGTAG